In one Candidatus Polarisedimenticolaceae bacterium genomic region, the following are encoded:
- a CDS encoding glutathione S-transferase N-terminal domain-containing protein: MTDTPILYVGEKNISTWSMRAWVAATWKGIPFEERTISLAADKDRKRRREVSPTGKLPVLHHRGIVIPDSLAIFEYFEEAFAPPAYRSLWPADTAERARSRWLSAAMHSGFMKIREGMSFNLCFLDPVPEASAAARQESVEVLDLWESHLVRGGPFLCGAFSGADVMYATMAVRLLAFKIPTDRHPLARAYMDALMREPAVASWLDGARKLQPVAAY; encoded by the coding sequence ATGACCGACACACCGATCCTTTATGTAGGCGAGAAGAACATCTCCACGTGGTCCATGCGGGCGTGGGTTGCTGCGACCTGGAAGGGAATTCCCTTCGAAGAGCGGACGATCAGCCTGGCGGCCGACAAGGACCGGAAGAGGCGGCGCGAGGTCTCCCCGACGGGGAAACTGCCGGTCCTCCACCATCGCGGAATCGTCATCCCCGACTCGCTCGCGATCTTCGAATACTTCGAGGAAGCGTTTGCTCCGCCCGCCTACCGGTCGCTCTGGCCCGCCGACACGGCCGAGCGCGCTCGCTCGCGGTGGCTCTCCGCGGCGATGCATTCGGGCTTCATGAAGATCCGCGAGGGCATGTCGTTCAACCTCTGCTTCCTCGATCCCGTACCCGAGGCGTCGGCGGCCGCGCGGCAGGAGTCGGTCGAGGTCCTCGATCTTTGGGAGTCGCACCTCGTCCGCGGAGGCCCGTTCCTCTGCGGAGCCTTCAGCGGCGCCGATGTCATGTACGCCACGATGGCGGTACGCCTGCTGGCGTTCAAGATTCCCACCGATCGGCATCCGCTCGCGCGTGCGTACATGGACGCGCTCATGCGGGAGCCGGCCGTCGCAAGCTGGCTCGATGGCGCGCGCAAGCTCCAGCCGGTCGCCGCGTACTGA
- a CDS encoding efflux RND transporter periplasmic adaptor subunit: MTKRRKVVWVGVLLAVVVVAAVIVGAAMSRGPKAKPVQMSKIDRQDLQAKVSANGKIQATKKVDISATVPGQVVQLAVKEGDVVKKGQFLLQLDPANYRASARGSQSSMEALQKELDAAVANLEQAKADFTRAERNHAAGILADADLQRAKTAVTSGEASILATQHRIEQAHAAVDGSTDTLSKTTIRAPMDGVVTAKRIEEGEVAVIGVQNQPGTVLLTISDMSVVEAEMEIDETSIPSVALGQAARIHIDAYPNQTFDGAVTEVGNSPITTAVGAAEAIKFKVKVQLKNPPPGIKPGLSVQADILTGFRSKVLTVPLQAMVVRDAPATAGEPKAAGPPKEEEGVYVVESGKVVFKAIKTGLLGELSIEVVDGIKEGETLVTGPFRVLRDLKAGDLVRAEKPDESGPPRG, translated from the coding sequence GTGACGAAACGGCGAAAAGTGGTCTGGGTCGGTGTCCTCCTGGCGGTCGTCGTCGTCGCGGCGGTGATCGTCGGCGCCGCCATGTCGCGCGGACCGAAGGCGAAGCCGGTCCAGATGTCGAAGATCGATCGGCAGGACCTCCAGGCGAAGGTCAGTGCGAACGGGAAGATCCAGGCGACGAAGAAGGTCGACATCTCCGCGACCGTTCCCGGGCAAGTCGTTCAGCTCGCGGTGAAGGAAGGCGACGTCGTCAAGAAGGGGCAGTTCCTCCTCCAGCTCGATCCCGCGAACTATCGCGCCAGCGCTCGCGGCTCGCAGTCGTCCATGGAGGCTCTCCAGAAGGAGCTGGATGCCGCGGTCGCGAACCTCGAGCAGGCGAAGGCCGATTTCACCCGCGCCGAGAGGAACCACGCGGCCGGGATCCTCGCCGACGCCGACCTTCAGCGGGCGAAGACCGCGGTGACGAGCGGCGAAGCGTCGATCCTGGCGACTCAGCACCGCATCGAGCAGGCGCACGCGGCGGTCGACGGAAGCACCGACACGCTGTCGAAGACGACGATCCGCGCCCCGATGGACGGTGTCGTCACCGCCAAGCGCATCGAGGAGGGCGAGGTTGCGGTCATCGGCGTGCAGAACCAGCCGGGCACCGTCCTCCTCACGATCTCGGACATGTCGGTCGTCGAGGCCGAGATGGAGATTGACGAGACCTCGATTCCCTCGGTGGCGCTCGGCCAGGCGGCGCGCATCCACATCGACGCCTACCCGAACCAGACGTTCGACGGCGCCGTCACGGAGGTTGGCAACTCGCCGATCACCACCGCGGTCGGCGCCGCCGAGGCGATCAAGTTCAAGGTGAAGGTCCAGCTCAAGAATCCGCCGCCGGGGATCAAGCCCGGCCTGTCGGTCCAGGCCGACATCCTCACCGGCTTCCGCTCGAAGGTGTTGACCGTGCCGCTCCAGGCGATGGTCGTCCGCGACGCGCCGGCGACGGCCGGCGAGCCGAAGGCCGCGGGCCCGCCCAAGGAAGAAGAAGGCGTCTACGTCGTCGAGAGCGGCAAGGTCGTCTTCAAGGCGATCAAGACCGGCCTCCTGGGCGAGCTGTCGATCGAGGTCGTCGACGGTATCAAGGAGGGCGAGACGCTCGTCACCGGACCGTTCCGGGTCCTCCGCGACCTGAAAGCCGGCGATCTCGTCCGCGCGGAGAAGCCCGACGAATCGGGGCCGCCGCGAGGCTGA
- a CDS encoding ABC transporter permease has translation MSLAELLRTAVASLRAHKLRSFLTLLGIIIGVTTVVGVASVISGLNAYVKDKVIRLAPDVYVVTKFGIIRSREEFLDALKRPNFTPRDVERLETTLTHAVALAADVVSRSPVKHKDKRLADTPVHGCTANYAELLGKDIEIGGWFADADERASRAVAVIGWDVKDELFPRQDPIGREFTIDGVPFRIVGVVAQQGNVLGQTEDNHVYVPLSTYRKTWGTRNSIDMLVKARGGVPGVDASIDEVRAVLRALRHTSFKQPDPFGVVTAESLQDLWRQISAAAFILTFLIASVSLGVGGIVIMNIMLVGVVERTREIGVRLALGARKRDIRRQFLLEAAILSAVGGLLGVVIGALVPFVVRQQFNFPAQLTAGIVGMGLGLATTVGIVAGYWPARNASNLPVVDALRDET, from the coding sequence GTGTCGCTCGCCGAGCTCCTACGCACCGCCGTCGCGTCGCTCCGGGCGCACAAGCTCCGGAGCTTCCTGACCCTCCTCGGGATCATCATCGGCGTCACGACGGTGGTCGGGGTGGCGTCGGTCATCTCCGGGCTCAACGCCTACGTCAAGGACAAGGTCATCCGGCTGGCGCCCGACGTCTACGTCGTGACGAAGTTCGGGATCATCCGCTCGCGCGAGGAGTTCCTGGACGCGCTCAAGCGGCCGAACTTCACGCCGCGCGACGTCGAGCGCCTCGAGACGACGCTGACCCACGCCGTCGCTCTCGCCGCGGACGTCGTGAGCCGGTCGCCGGTGAAGCACAAAGACAAGCGCCTCGCCGACACGCCGGTCCACGGCTGCACGGCGAACTACGCCGAGCTGCTCGGCAAGGACATCGAGATAGGCGGGTGGTTCGCAGACGCGGACGAGCGCGCGTCGCGCGCCGTCGCCGTCATCGGATGGGACGTCAAGGACGAGCTGTTCCCACGACAGGATCCGATCGGCCGCGAGTTCACGATCGACGGCGTGCCGTTCCGCATCGTCGGCGTGGTCGCGCAGCAGGGCAACGTCCTCGGCCAGACCGAGGACAACCACGTCTACGTGCCGCTCTCGACGTATCGCAAGACCTGGGGTACGCGCAATTCGATCGACATGCTCGTCAAAGCGAGAGGCGGCGTGCCCGGCGTCGACGCCTCGATCGACGAGGTGCGAGCGGTGCTCCGCGCGCTGCGCCACACGTCGTTCAAGCAGCCGGATCCGTTCGGCGTCGTGACCGCCGAATCGCTCCAGGATCTCTGGCGCCAGATCTCGGCCGCGGCGTTCATCCTGACGTTCCTCATCGCGTCGGTGTCGCTCGGCGTCGGCGGGATCGTCATCATGAACATCATGCTCGTTGGGGTGGTCGAGCGAACGCGCGAGATCGGCGTGCGTCTGGCCCTCGGGGCGCGCAAGCGGGACATCCGCCGCCAGTTCCTTCTCGAGGCCGCGATCCTGAGCGCCGTCGGCGGGCTCCTCGGGGTCGTCATCGGCGCGCTCGTCCCCTTCGTCGTGCGGCAGCAGTTCAACTTCCCGGCCCAGCTCACCGCAGGCATCGTCGGGATGGGCCTCGGCCTCGCCACGACGGTCGGCATCGTCGCCGGCTACTGGCCGGCACGCAATGCGTCGAACCTCCCGGTCGTCGACGCGCTCCGGGACGAGACGTGA
- a CDS encoding ABC transporter permease, translating to MTRGIVRRSTWENVRFALGAMASQKLRSFLTLLGVMAGVATVIMMVSFVVGFNNQVTASFTAFGTHLVQFQKFEPRFNGGPDGRPEEERRRRDLTIDDALALKHLSKLVKAVSPERYLFGDPPTVKASRREANGPLVFGASPDYPEANVHFVDDGRFISEADLTHASHVCVVGPDVVTALWPLQDPIDETLTINGQTYRVIGVFEHQGTSFFGSSDNYIAIPITAFDEQFPQVKNGGGDTIHIATVPRRAEDFGALIEEETAILRARRGLKPNQPNDFALMTSVGRLKQFQQITGTVAAAMIVIAGIALLVGGVGVMNIMLVNVTQRTREIGLRKALGARRRDIAAQFLVEAVTLTGVGGALGIAVGLGTAFIARAAFNFQAAAPLWSVVLGFGVSSAVGLVFGMWPALKAARQDPIEALRYE from the coding sequence GTGACCCGCGGCATCGTCCGGCGGTCGACCTGGGAGAACGTGCGCTTCGCGCTCGGCGCGATGGCTTCGCAGAAGCTCAGGTCTTTCTTGACGCTTCTCGGCGTCATGGCCGGCGTGGCGACGGTCATCATGATGGTGAGCTTCGTCGTGGGGTTCAACAATCAGGTGACGGCGTCGTTCACGGCGTTCGGGACGCATCTCGTCCAATTCCAGAAGTTCGAGCCCCGCTTCAACGGAGGGCCCGACGGACGGCCCGAGGAGGAGCGCAGGCGTCGCGACCTCACGATCGACGACGCCTTGGCCCTGAAGCACCTCTCGAAGCTCGTCAAGGCGGTCTCGCCGGAGCGTTATCTCTTCGGCGATCCGCCGACGGTCAAGGCGAGCCGCCGGGAGGCGAACGGGCCGCTCGTGTTCGGGGCGTCGCCCGACTACCCGGAAGCCAACGTCCACTTCGTCGACGACGGCCGCTTCATCTCGGAGGCCGACCTCACGCACGCGTCGCACGTCTGTGTCGTCGGGCCCGACGTGGTCACCGCCCTCTGGCCGCTCCAGGATCCGATCGACGAGACGCTGACGATCAACGGGCAGACCTACCGGGTCATCGGGGTCTTCGAGCACCAGGGGACGAGCTTCTTCGGCTCCAGCGACAACTACATCGCCATCCCGATCACCGCGTTCGACGAGCAGTTCCCTCAAGTCAAGAACGGCGGCGGTGACACGATCCACATCGCGACCGTCCCCCGGCGCGCGGAAGACTTTGGCGCGCTCATCGAGGAGGAGACGGCGATCCTGAGGGCGCGGCGGGGGCTGAAGCCGAACCAGCCGAACGACTTCGCATTGATGACGAGCGTCGGACGGCTGAAGCAGTTCCAGCAGATCACCGGCACCGTCGCCGCGGCGATGATCGTGATCGCGGGGATCGCGCTCCTCGTCGGCGGCGTCGGGGTCATGAACATCATGCTGGTGAACGTGACCCAGCGAACGCGAGAGATCGGCCTCCGCAAGGCGCTCGGCGCCAGGCGGCGCGACATCGCGGCACAGTTTCTCGTCGAGGCCGTCACGCTCACGGGCGTCGGTGGAGCGCTCGGCATCGCAGTCGGCCTTGGAACGGCCTTCATTGCTCGCGCTGCGTTCAACTTCCAGGCCGCGGCCCCGCTGTGGTCGGTCGTCCTGGGGTTCGGAGTCTCCTCCGCGGTCGGGCTCGTGTTCGGCATGTGGCCGGCGCTCAAGGCGGCGCGTCAGGACCCGATCGAAGCGCTGCGGTATGAATAG